The Ciona intestinalis chromosome 11, KH, whole genome shotgun sequence genome has a segment encoding these proteins:
- the LOC108949925 gene encoding kelch-like protein 2 isoform X2 — translation MTDSVHLLSNKHFEFVMAMLGRQRLNQRYCDVTLVVEDQSFLAHQAILAASSKYFDTMFYSQMREQFKNKIQIKEVTKAAMTQVINFIYTNQVSLSSDNFYEVLHAASLMQLEDLLELIIKYLHGAITPKSCLHYRQIGKLYSLHDLVAKCDECIQENFDEVSVQKKFLEIEVDAMGKFMASDELMVKSEEGVYKILVAWIKHDLQCRKKYFPNLFNHLRLQYVCLDYLSKTIRKEELVREFLVREFNMFIKLVCLALVCCSKVNIYNTVNKTWTSGNSMIEAGASCAAVFVDGKIFAFGGFGENKAPLLSAEFMNIADGVWTMLKTNIPYQLGEATACCVGDYIAMYGSSTPGHVALYNIRNGQWKTFKEEGQNLFTGKGCLMAT, via the exons ATGACTGATTCTGTGCATTTACTTTCCAATAAACATTTCGAATTTGTAATGGCAATGTTAGGCAG ACAAAGGCTTAATCAGCGGTACTGTGATGTTACACTGGTAGTTGAAGATCAAAGTTTCCTAGCACATCAAGCTATTCTTGCAGCAAGCAGCAAATACTTTGACACAATGTTTTATAGTcag ATGAGAGAAcagttcaaaaataaaattcaaataaaagaaGTGACAAAAGCTGCAATGACACAAGtgattaactttatttatacgAATCAAGTTTCACTCTCAAGTGACAATTTTTATGAGGTTTTACATGCAGCTTCACTTATGCAACTAGAAG ATCTTCTGGAACTAATCATCAAATATCTTCATGGTGCAATCACACCCAAAAGTTGTTTGCACTATCGTCAAATTGGAAAGTTGTATTCTCTCCATGATCTGGTTGCAAAATGTGACGAATGTATTCAAGAGAATTTTGATGAAGTTTCAGTTCAAAAGAAGTTTCTGGAAATTGAAGTTGACGCAATGGGAAAATTTATGGCTTCAGATGAACTGATG GTAAAATCAGAGGAAGGTGTTTACAAGATTTTGGTTGCTTGGATAAAACATGATCTTCaatgcagaaaaaaatattttccaaacttGTTCAATCACTTGAGATTACAATATGTATGTCTTGATTATTTGTCCAAAACCATCAGAAAAGag GAACTTGTGCGTGAATTCCTTGTGCGTGAATtcaatatgtttattaaacttgtttgtcTCGCTTTAGTTTGCTGTTCCAAGGTTAACATTTACAACACAGTCAACAAAACATGGACATCAGGAAATAGCATGATAGAAGCAGGAGCTTCGTGTGCTGCTGTTTTTGTtgatggaaaaatatttgcttttg GCGGTTTTGGGGAAAACAAAGCTCCATTATTAAGCGCTGAATTTATGAACATTGCTGATGGAGTTTGGACAATGTTAAAGACAAACATTCCTTATCAACTTGGAGAAGCTACTGCATGTTGTGTGGGTGACTACATTGCAATGTATGGAAG TTCTACCCCTGGTCATGTTGCATTGTACAACATAAGGAATGGACAGTGGAAAACCTTTAAGGAGGAGGGTCAGAATTTATTTACTGGGAAAGGATGCTTGATGgcaacataa
- the LOC100185376 gene encoding sialin isoform X2 produces MMNIDEPLKSSENVSFPRGVPRKKFYVRQRYVLASLGCMGYFLISCLRNCINVTVLSMVRWNNTETNVTDAINLTIEKSKGFEWSSSQEGLFLGAYFYGYVCTNILGGWLGNKFGFPIVFGLPIFISALLSIATPFAAYTSFPLVIACRVLMGLLQGASVCAFQGCWSSWAPPLERSLLNSIALSGFPFGLGFANFFAGYICGTLGWEAVFYILGGVAIGWSVVWIIIVSDSPRTNRCITAAEVAYIEKSIGFTSKDMLQSQVVPWGAIMRSRSVWAIFVAHFCDNWSGYTFNAILPTFMSKIFNFNVFQSGAVMTAPYIAQVVVSILAGFMTDAARQRKWISTSAARKVNTIIAQSFLNLFMIIACYCTDSTTVIVLFVVGMSLRGFTYAGHNSSPIDIAPMYAGVVFGISNTIASITGFLGPLTAGLVITDKTSIGQWQTMFWINGALGFFGSIFFACFASEVERKWAQIKGIETLNVFSYCSSTPPSRYPVLVYLDL; encoded by the exons ATGATGAATATCGATGAACCACTGAAGTCAAGTGAAAATGTGAGTTTTCCACGTGGT GTTCCACGAAAGAAGTTTTATGTCCGACAACGATACGTACTGGCTTCCCTTGGTTGTATGGGCTACTTTCTAATCAGTTGTTTACGGAACTGTATAAACGTCACTGTATTGTCGATGGTGCGCTGGAACAATACAGAGACCAATGTCACAGATGCG ATAAATTTAACCATAGAGAAATCTAAAGGTTTTGAATGGAGCAGCAGCCAAGAAGGGCTATTTCTCGGCGCCTACTTTTACGGATACGTCTGTACCAACATTTTGGGCGGATGGCTTGGAAATAAGTTCGGTTTCCCCATAGTTTTCGGGTTACCAATTTTTATCTCCGCCCTTCTAAGCATTGCAACTCCTTTTGCAGCTTACACTAGCTTTCCACTCGTTATAGCTTGCCGAGTACTTATGGGCTTGCTACAG GGAGCTTCAGTCTGTGCTTTCCAGGGTTGCTGGAGCTCTTGGGCGCCACCTCTTGAGCGTAGTTTGTTAAATTCCATTGCCTTGTCAGGATTTCCGTTTGGACTAGGATTCGCTAATTTCTTTGCGGGTTATATCTGCGGAACCCTCGGCTGGGAAGCTGTATTTTATATACTAG GCGGTGTCGCAATTGGTTGGTCGGTGGTTTGGATAATAATTGTCTCTGATTCACCACGCACGAACAGATGTATAACTGCAGCAGAGGTTGCTTACATAGAAAAGAGCATCGGTTTTACTTCTAAG GACATGCTGCAATCGCAAGTCGTGCCTTGGGGAGCAATAATGAGATCACGCAGTGTGTGGGCAATATTTGTTGCTCATTTCTGCGACAATTGGAGTGGCTACACTTTCAATGCTATTTTGCCAACTTTCATGTCTAagatatttaatttcaatgtGTTTCAG AGTGGAGCAGTAATGACAGCCCCATATATAGCCCAGGTTGTTGTGAGCATCCTTGCAGGTTTTATGACAGACGCTGCCCGGCAACGGAAATGGATAAGTACTTCTGCAGCTCGCAAAGTGAACACAATCATTGCACAGAGCTTCCTGAATCTATTTATGATCATAGCATGCTACTGCACTGATAGTACGACTGTCATAGTTTTATTTGTCGTCGGAATGTCTCTCAGAGGATTTACAT ATGCTGGACACAACTCAAGCCCAATAGACATCGCACCCATGTATGCCGGGGTGGTTTTTGGAATATCAAACACCATTGCTTCTATAACTGGCTTTCTAGGGCCTCTCACAGCAGGTTTAGTTATCACAGATAAG ACATCTATCGGTCAGTGGCAAACTATGTTCTGGATAAACGGAGCGCTCGGTTTCTTCGGTTCGATTTTCTTTGCTTGCTTTGCGTCTGAGGTGGAGCGGAAATGGGCGCAAATAAAAGGTATAGAGACTTTGAACGTATTCTCGTATTGTTCAAGCACACCACCTTCACGTTATCCAGTCTTAGTTTATTTGGATCTTTAA
- the LOC100185376 gene encoding sialin isoform X4 produces the protein MMNIDEPLKSSENVPRKKFYVRQRYVLASLGCMGYFLISCLRNCINVTVLSMVRWNNTETNVTDAINLTIEKSKGFEWSSSQEGLFLGAYFYGYVCTNILGGWLGNKFGFPIVFGLPIFISALLSIATPFAAYTSFPLVIACRVLMGLLQGASVCAFQGCWSSWAPPLERSLLNSIALSGFPFGLGFANFFAGYICGTLGWEAVFYILGGVAIGWSVVWIIIVSDSPRTNRCITAAEVAYIEKSIGFTSKVNLQDMLQSQVVPWGAIMRSRSVWAIFVAHFCDNWSGYTFNAILPTFMSKIFNFNVFQSGAVMTAPYIAQVVVSILAGFMTDAARQRKWISTSAARKVNTIIAQSFLNLFMIIACYCTDSTTVIVLFVVGMSLRGFTYAGHNSSPIDIAPMYAGVVFGISNTIASITGFLGPLTAGLVITDKTSIGQWQTMFWINGALGFFGSIFFACFASEVERKWAQIKGIETLNVFSYCSSTPPSRYPVLVYLDL, from the exons ATGATGAATATCGATGAACCACTGAAGTCAAGTGAAAAT GTTCCACGAAAGAAGTTTTATGTCCGACAACGATACGTACTGGCTTCCCTTGGTTGTATGGGCTACTTTCTAATCAGTTGTTTACGGAACTGTATAAACGTCACTGTATTGTCGATGGTGCGCTGGAACAATACAGAGACCAATGTCACAGATGCG ATAAATTTAACCATAGAGAAATCTAAAGGTTTTGAATGGAGCAGCAGCCAAGAAGGGCTATTTCTCGGCGCCTACTTTTACGGATACGTCTGTACCAACATTTTGGGCGGATGGCTTGGAAATAAGTTCGGTTTCCCCATAGTTTTCGGGTTACCAATTTTTATCTCCGCCCTTCTAAGCATTGCAACTCCTTTTGCAGCTTACACTAGCTTTCCACTCGTTATAGCTTGCCGAGTACTTATGGGCTTGCTACAG GGAGCTTCAGTCTGTGCTTTCCAGGGTTGCTGGAGCTCTTGGGCGCCACCTCTTGAGCGTAGTTTGTTAAATTCCATTGCCTTGTCAGGATTTCCGTTTGGACTAGGATTCGCTAATTTCTTTGCGGGTTATATCTGCGGAACCCTCGGCTGGGAAGCTGTATTTTATATACTAG GCGGTGTCGCAATTGGTTGGTCGGTGGTTTGGATAATAATTGTCTCTGATTCACCACGCACGAACAGATGTATAACTGCAGCAGAGGTTGCTTACATAGAAAAGAGCATCGGTTTTACTTCTAAG GTGAATTTGCAGGACATGCTGCAATCGCAAGTCGTGCCTTGGGGAGCAATAATGAGATCACGCAGTGTGTGGGCAATATTTGTTGCTCATTTCTGCGACAATTGGAGTGGCTACACTTTCAATGCTATTTTGCCAACTTTCATGTCTAagatatttaatttcaatgtGTTTCAG AGTGGAGCAGTAATGACAGCCCCATATATAGCCCAGGTTGTTGTGAGCATCCTTGCAGGTTTTATGACAGACGCTGCCCGGCAACGGAAATGGATAAGTACTTCTGCAGCTCGCAAAGTGAACACAATCATTGCACAGAGCTTCCTGAATCTATTTATGATCATAGCATGCTACTGCACTGATAGTACGACTGTCATAGTTTTATTTGTCGTCGGAATGTCTCTCAGAGGATTTACAT ATGCTGGACACAACTCAAGCCCAATAGACATCGCACCCATGTATGCCGGGGTGGTTTTTGGAATATCAAACACCATTGCTTCTATAACTGGCTTTCTAGGGCCTCTCACAGCAGGTTTAGTTATCACAGATAAG ACATCTATCGGTCAGTGGCAAACTATGTTCTGGATAAACGGAGCGCTCGGTTTCTTCGGTTCGATTTTCTTTGCTTGCTTTGCGTCTGAGGTGGAGCGGAAATGGGCGCAAATAAAAGGTATAGAGACTTTGAACGTATTCTCGTATTGTTCAAGCACACCACCTTCACGTTATCCAGTCTTAGTTTATTTGGATCTTTAA
- the LOC100185376 gene encoding sialin isoform X1 translates to MMNIDEPLKSSENVSFPRGVPRKKFYVRQRYVLASLGCMGYFLISCLRNCINVTVLSMVRWNNTETNVTDAINLTIEKSKGFEWSSSQEGLFLGAYFYGYVCTNILGGWLGNKFGFPIVFGLPIFISALLSIATPFAAYTSFPLVIACRVLMGLLQGASVCAFQGCWSSWAPPLERSLLNSIALSGFPFGLGFANFFAGYICGTLGWEAVFYILGGVAIGWSVVWIIIVSDSPRTNRCITAAEVAYIEKSIGFTSKVNLQDMLQSQVVPWGAIMRSRSVWAIFVAHFCDNWSGYTFNAILPTFMSKIFNFNVFQSGAVMTAPYIAQVVVSILAGFMTDAARQRKWISTSAARKVNTIIAQSFLNLFMIIACYCTDSTTVIVLFVVGMSLRGFTYAGHNSSPIDIAPMYAGVVFGISNTIASITGFLGPLTAGLVITDKTSIGQWQTMFWINGALGFFGSIFFACFASEVERKWAQIKGIETLNVFSYCSSTPPSRYPVLVYLDL, encoded by the exons ATGATGAATATCGATGAACCACTGAAGTCAAGTGAAAATGTGAGTTTTCCACGTGGT GTTCCACGAAAGAAGTTTTATGTCCGACAACGATACGTACTGGCTTCCCTTGGTTGTATGGGCTACTTTCTAATCAGTTGTTTACGGAACTGTATAAACGTCACTGTATTGTCGATGGTGCGCTGGAACAATACAGAGACCAATGTCACAGATGCG ATAAATTTAACCATAGAGAAATCTAAAGGTTTTGAATGGAGCAGCAGCCAAGAAGGGCTATTTCTCGGCGCCTACTTTTACGGATACGTCTGTACCAACATTTTGGGCGGATGGCTTGGAAATAAGTTCGGTTTCCCCATAGTTTTCGGGTTACCAATTTTTATCTCCGCCCTTCTAAGCATTGCAACTCCTTTTGCAGCTTACACTAGCTTTCCACTCGTTATAGCTTGCCGAGTACTTATGGGCTTGCTACAG GGAGCTTCAGTCTGTGCTTTCCAGGGTTGCTGGAGCTCTTGGGCGCCACCTCTTGAGCGTAGTTTGTTAAATTCCATTGCCTTGTCAGGATTTCCGTTTGGACTAGGATTCGCTAATTTCTTTGCGGGTTATATCTGCGGAACCCTCGGCTGGGAAGCTGTATTTTATATACTAG GCGGTGTCGCAATTGGTTGGTCGGTGGTTTGGATAATAATTGTCTCTGATTCACCACGCACGAACAGATGTATAACTGCAGCAGAGGTTGCTTACATAGAAAAGAGCATCGGTTTTACTTCTAAG GTGAATTTGCAGGACATGCTGCAATCGCAAGTCGTGCCTTGGGGAGCAATAATGAGATCACGCAGTGTGTGGGCAATATTTGTTGCTCATTTCTGCGACAATTGGAGTGGCTACACTTTCAATGCTATTTTGCCAACTTTCATGTCTAagatatttaatttcaatgtGTTTCAG AGTGGAGCAGTAATGACAGCCCCATATATAGCCCAGGTTGTTGTGAGCATCCTTGCAGGTTTTATGACAGACGCTGCCCGGCAACGGAAATGGATAAGTACTTCTGCAGCTCGCAAAGTGAACACAATCATTGCACAGAGCTTCCTGAATCTATTTATGATCATAGCATGCTACTGCACTGATAGTACGACTGTCATAGTTTTATTTGTCGTCGGAATGTCTCTCAGAGGATTTACAT ATGCTGGACACAACTCAAGCCCAATAGACATCGCACCCATGTATGCCGGGGTGGTTTTTGGAATATCAAACACCATTGCTTCTATAACTGGCTTTCTAGGGCCTCTCACAGCAGGTTTAGTTATCACAGATAAG ACATCTATCGGTCAGTGGCAAACTATGTTCTGGATAAACGGAGCGCTCGGTTTCTTCGGTTCGATTTTCTTTGCTTGCTTTGCGTCTGAGGTGGAGCGGAAATGGGCGCAAATAAAAGGTATAGAGACTTTGAACGTATTCTCGTATTGTTCAAGCACACCACCTTCACGTTATCCAGTCTTAGTTTATTTGGATCTTTAA
- the LOC100185376 gene encoding sialin isoform X3 — MMNIDEPLKSSENVSFPRGVPRKKFYVRQRYVLASLGCMGYFLISCLRNCINVTVLSMVRWNNTETNVTDAINLTIEKSKGFEWSSSQEGLFLGAYFYGYVCTNILGGWLGNKFGFPIVFGLPIFISALLSIATPFAAYTSFPLVIACRVLMGLLQGASVCAFQGCWSSWAPPLERSLLNSIALSGFPFGLGFANFFAGYICGTLGWEAVFYILGGVAIGWSVVWIIIVSDSPRTNRCITAAEVAYIEKSIGFTSKVNLQDMLQSQVVPWGAIMRSRSVWAIFVAHFCDNWSGYTFNAILPTFMSKIFNFNVFQSGAVMTAPYIAQVVVSILAGFMTDAARQRKWISTSAARKVNTIIAQSFLNLFMIIACYCTDSTTVIVLFVVGMSLRGFTYAGHNSSPIDIAPMYAGVVFGISNTIASITGFLGPLTAGLVITDKTSIGQWQTMFWINGALGFFGSIFFACFASEVERKWAQIKDSDKETDLKTNLKSGLTDDEC, encoded by the exons ATGATGAATATCGATGAACCACTGAAGTCAAGTGAAAATGTGAGTTTTCCACGTGGT GTTCCACGAAAGAAGTTTTATGTCCGACAACGATACGTACTGGCTTCCCTTGGTTGTATGGGCTACTTTCTAATCAGTTGTTTACGGAACTGTATAAACGTCACTGTATTGTCGATGGTGCGCTGGAACAATACAGAGACCAATGTCACAGATGCG ATAAATTTAACCATAGAGAAATCTAAAGGTTTTGAATGGAGCAGCAGCCAAGAAGGGCTATTTCTCGGCGCCTACTTTTACGGATACGTCTGTACCAACATTTTGGGCGGATGGCTTGGAAATAAGTTCGGTTTCCCCATAGTTTTCGGGTTACCAATTTTTATCTCCGCCCTTCTAAGCATTGCAACTCCTTTTGCAGCTTACACTAGCTTTCCACTCGTTATAGCTTGCCGAGTACTTATGGGCTTGCTACAG GGAGCTTCAGTCTGTGCTTTCCAGGGTTGCTGGAGCTCTTGGGCGCCACCTCTTGAGCGTAGTTTGTTAAATTCCATTGCCTTGTCAGGATTTCCGTTTGGACTAGGATTCGCTAATTTCTTTGCGGGTTATATCTGCGGAACCCTCGGCTGGGAAGCTGTATTTTATATACTAG GCGGTGTCGCAATTGGTTGGTCGGTGGTTTGGATAATAATTGTCTCTGATTCACCACGCACGAACAGATGTATAACTGCAGCAGAGGTTGCTTACATAGAAAAGAGCATCGGTTTTACTTCTAAG GTGAATTTGCAGGACATGCTGCAATCGCAAGTCGTGCCTTGGGGAGCAATAATGAGATCACGCAGTGTGTGGGCAATATTTGTTGCTCATTTCTGCGACAATTGGAGTGGCTACACTTTCAATGCTATTTTGCCAACTTTCATGTCTAagatatttaatttcaatgtGTTTCAG AGTGGAGCAGTAATGACAGCCCCATATATAGCCCAGGTTGTTGTGAGCATCCTTGCAGGTTTTATGACAGACGCTGCCCGGCAACGGAAATGGATAAGTACTTCTGCAGCTCGCAAAGTGAACACAATCATTGCACAGAGCTTCCTGAATCTATTTATGATCATAGCATGCTACTGCACTGATAGTACGACTGTCATAGTTTTATTTGTCGTCGGAATGTCTCTCAGAGGATTTACAT ATGCTGGACACAACTCAAGCCCAATAGACATCGCACCCATGTATGCCGGGGTGGTTTTTGGAATATCAAACACCATTGCTTCTATAACTGGCTTTCTAGGGCCTCTCACAGCAGGTTTAGTTATCACAGATAAG ACATCTATCGGTCAGTGGCAAACTATGTTCTGGATAAACGGAGCGCTCGGTTTCTTCGGTTCGATTTTCTTTGCTTGCTTTGCGTCTGAGGTGGAGCGGAAATGGGCGCAAATAAAAG ACTCCGATAAAGAAACAGACCTAAAGACAAACCTGAAGAGTGGTCTAACTGATGATGAATGCTGA
- the LOC108949925 gene encoding kelch-like protein 2 isoform X1, whose protein sequence is MTDSVHLLSNKHFEFVMAMLGRQRLNQRYCDVTLVVEDQSFLAHQAILAASSKYFDTMFYSQMREQFKNKIQIKEVTKAAMTQVINFIYTNQVSLSSDNFYEVLHAASLMQLEDLLELIIKYLHGAITPKSCLHYRQIGKLYSLHDLVAKCDECIQENFDEVSVQKKFLEIEVDAMGKFMASDELMVKSEEGVYKILVAWIKHDLQCRKKYFPNLFNHLRLQYVCLDYLSKTIRKEELVREFLVREFNMFIKLVCLALVCCSKVNIYNTVNKTWTSGNSMIEAGASCAAVFVDGKIFAFGILMLASFIVNGGFGENKAPLLSAEFMNIADGVWTMLKTNIPYQLGEATACCVGDYIAMYGSSTPGHVALYNIRNGQWKTFKEEGQNLFTGKGCLMAT, encoded by the exons ATGACTGATTCTGTGCATTTACTTTCCAATAAACATTTCGAATTTGTAATGGCAATGTTAGGCAG ACAAAGGCTTAATCAGCGGTACTGTGATGTTACACTGGTAGTTGAAGATCAAAGTTTCCTAGCACATCAAGCTATTCTTGCAGCAAGCAGCAAATACTTTGACACAATGTTTTATAGTcag ATGAGAGAAcagttcaaaaataaaattcaaataaaagaaGTGACAAAAGCTGCAATGACACAAGtgattaactttatttatacgAATCAAGTTTCACTCTCAAGTGACAATTTTTATGAGGTTTTACATGCAGCTTCACTTATGCAACTAGAAG ATCTTCTGGAACTAATCATCAAATATCTTCATGGTGCAATCACACCCAAAAGTTGTTTGCACTATCGTCAAATTGGAAAGTTGTATTCTCTCCATGATCTGGTTGCAAAATGTGACGAATGTATTCAAGAGAATTTTGATGAAGTTTCAGTTCAAAAGAAGTTTCTGGAAATTGAAGTTGACGCAATGGGAAAATTTATGGCTTCAGATGAACTGATG GTAAAATCAGAGGAAGGTGTTTACAAGATTTTGGTTGCTTGGATAAAACATGATCTTCaatgcagaaaaaaatattttccaaacttGTTCAATCACTTGAGATTACAATATGTATGTCTTGATTATTTGTCCAAAACCATCAGAAAAGag GAACTTGTGCGTGAATTCCTTGTGCGTGAATtcaatatgtttattaaacttgtttgtcTCGCTTTAGTTTGCTGTTCCAAGGTTAACATTTACAACACAGTCAACAAAACATGGACATCAGGAAATAGCATGATAGAAGCAGGAGCTTCGTGTGCTGCTGTTTTTGTtgatggaaaaatatttgcttttgGTATATTGATGTTGGCATCATTTATAGTTAATG GCGGTTTTGGGGAAAACAAAGCTCCATTATTAAGCGCTGAATTTATGAACATTGCTGATGGAGTTTGGACAATGTTAAAGACAAACATTCCTTATCAACTTGGAGAAGCTACTGCATGTTGTGTGGGTGACTACATTGCAATGTATGGAAG TTCTACCCCTGGTCATGTTGCATTGTACAACATAAGGAATGGACAGTGGAAAACCTTTAAGGAGGAGGGTCAGAATTTATTTACTGGGAAAGGATGCTTGATGgcaacataa
- the LOC100185376 gene encoding sialin isoform X5 has translation MMNIDEPLKSSENVPRKKFYVRQRYVLASLGCMGYFLISCLRNCINVTVLSMVRWNNTETNVTDAINLTIEKSKGFEWSSSQEGLFLGAYFYGYVCTNILGGWLGNKFGFPIVFGLPIFISALLSIATPFAAYTSFPLVIACRVLMGLLQGASVCAFQGCWSSWAPPLERSLLNSIALSGFPFGLGFANFFAGYICGTLGWEAVFYILGGVAIGWSVVWIIIVSDSPRTNRCITAAEVAYIEKSIGFTSKVNLQDMLQSQVVPWGAIMRSRSVWAIFVAHFCDNWSGYTFNAILPTFMSKIFNFNVFQSGAVMTAPYIAQVVVSILAGFMTDAARQRKWISTSAARKVNTIIAQSFLNLFMIIACYCTDSTTVIVLFVVGMSLRGFTYAGHNSSPIDIAPMYAGVVFGISNTIASITGFLGPLTAGLVITDKTSIGQWQTMFWINGALGFFGSIFFACFASEVERKWAQIKDSDKETDLKTNLKSGLTDDEC, from the exons ATGATGAATATCGATGAACCACTGAAGTCAAGTGAAAAT GTTCCACGAAAGAAGTTTTATGTCCGACAACGATACGTACTGGCTTCCCTTGGTTGTATGGGCTACTTTCTAATCAGTTGTTTACGGAACTGTATAAACGTCACTGTATTGTCGATGGTGCGCTGGAACAATACAGAGACCAATGTCACAGATGCG ATAAATTTAACCATAGAGAAATCTAAAGGTTTTGAATGGAGCAGCAGCCAAGAAGGGCTATTTCTCGGCGCCTACTTTTACGGATACGTCTGTACCAACATTTTGGGCGGATGGCTTGGAAATAAGTTCGGTTTCCCCATAGTTTTCGGGTTACCAATTTTTATCTCCGCCCTTCTAAGCATTGCAACTCCTTTTGCAGCTTACACTAGCTTTCCACTCGTTATAGCTTGCCGAGTACTTATGGGCTTGCTACAG GGAGCTTCAGTCTGTGCTTTCCAGGGTTGCTGGAGCTCTTGGGCGCCACCTCTTGAGCGTAGTTTGTTAAATTCCATTGCCTTGTCAGGATTTCCGTTTGGACTAGGATTCGCTAATTTCTTTGCGGGTTATATCTGCGGAACCCTCGGCTGGGAAGCTGTATTTTATATACTAG GCGGTGTCGCAATTGGTTGGTCGGTGGTTTGGATAATAATTGTCTCTGATTCACCACGCACGAACAGATGTATAACTGCAGCAGAGGTTGCTTACATAGAAAAGAGCATCGGTTTTACTTCTAAG GTGAATTTGCAGGACATGCTGCAATCGCAAGTCGTGCCTTGGGGAGCAATAATGAGATCACGCAGTGTGTGGGCAATATTTGTTGCTCATTTCTGCGACAATTGGAGTGGCTACACTTTCAATGCTATTTTGCCAACTTTCATGTCTAagatatttaatttcaatgtGTTTCAG AGTGGAGCAGTAATGACAGCCCCATATATAGCCCAGGTTGTTGTGAGCATCCTTGCAGGTTTTATGACAGACGCTGCCCGGCAACGGAAATGGATAAGTACTTCTGCAGCTCGCAAAGTGAACACAATCATTGCACAGAGCTTCCTGAATCTATTTATGATCATAGCATGCTACTGCACTGATAGTACGACTGTCATAGTTTTATTTGTCGTCGGAATGTCTCTCAGAGGATTTACAT ATGCTGGACACAACTCAAGCCCAATAGACATCGCACCCATGTATGCCGGGGTGGTTTTTGGAATATCAAACACCATTGCTTCTATAACTGGCTTTCTAGGGCCTCTCACAGCAGGTTTAGTTATCACAGATAAG ACATCTATCGGTCAGTGGCAAACTATGTTCTGGATAAACGGAGCGCTCGGTTTCTTCGGTTCGATTTTCTTTGCTTGCTTTGCGTCTGAGGTGGAGCGGAAATGGGCGCAAATAAAAG ACTCCGATAAAGAAACAGACCTAAAGACAAACCTGAAGAGTGGTCTAACTGATGATGAATGCTGA